A region of Siniperca chuatsi isolate FFG_IHB_CAS linkage group LG23, ASM2008510v1, whole genome shotgun sequence DNA encodes the following proteins:
- the sapcd1 gene encoding suppressor APC domain-containing protein 1 isoform X2, producing MACRPSGSGSYTVVIIPLRTSLYSLDALRFYLWIRRLKDLEKEKDALCSGLEILEKTRLWYLQRLEENRARHKSGVSSCQEGAAEAQCCLLRSRIQRVNGSLGSVMSEPNATSSSNPALLDAVADSDLRWHNTVLTQEVSDKNRQISILLLEKDALLEQLDELQAH from the exons ATGGCCTGCCGTCCCTCCGGCTCTGGCTCCTACACCGTGGTTATCATCCCCCTCAGGACCAGCCTCTACAGCCTGGACGCATTGCGCTTCTACCTATgg ATTAGGCGTCTGAAGGATCTAGAGAAGGAGAAGGACGCTCTGTGCTCTGGTCTGGAGATCCTGGAGAAGACTCGTCTCTGGTACCTCCAGCGGCTGGAGGAAAACAGAGCCAGGCACAAAAGTGGGGTCAGCTCCTGCCAGGAAGGTGCAGCAGAG GCTCAGTGTTGCCTCCTCAGGTCTCGTATCCAGCGGGTGAATGGCTCTCTGGGCTCTGTGATGAGTGAGCCCAAtgccaccagcagcagcaacccTGCGCTTCTGGACGCAGTGGCAGACAGCGACCTCCGGTGGCACAACACAGTACTGACTCAG GAGGTGAGTGACAAGAATCGTCAGATCTCCATATTATTGCTGGAAAAAGACGCTCTCCTCGAACAGCTTGATGAACTGCAGGCCCATTGA
- the sapcd1 gene encoding suppressor APC domain-containing protein 1 isoform X1, with the protein MACRPSGSGSYTVVIIPLRTSLYSLDALRFYLWFSAQHGCSTLYRPVVMRLKDLEKEKDALCSGLEILEKTRLWYLQRLEENRARHKSGVSSCQEGAAEAQCCLLRSRIQRVNGSLGSVMSEPNATSSSNPALLDAVADSDLRWHNTVLTQEVSDKNRQISILLLEKDALLEQLDELQAH; encoded by the exons ATGGCCTGCCGTCCCTCCGGCTCTGGCTCCTACACCGTGGTTATCATCCCCCTCAGGACCAGCCTCTACAGCCTGGACGCATTGCGCTTCTACCTATgg tTTTCAGCACAACATGGCTGTAGTACACTGTATAGGCCTGTTGTCAT GCGTCTGAAGGATCTAGAGAAGGAGAAGGACGCTCTGTGCTCTGGTCTGGAGATCCTGGAGAAGACTCGTCTCTGGTACCTCCAGCGGCTGGAGGAAAACAGAGCCAGGCACAAAAGTGGGGTCAGCTCCTGCCAGGAAGGTGCAGCAGAG GCTCAGTGTTGCCTCCTCAGGTCTCGTATCCAGCGGGTGAATGGCTCTCTGGGCTCTGTGATGAGTGAGCCCAAtgccaccagcagcagcaacccTGCGCTTCTGGACGCAGTGGCAGACAGCGACCTCCGGTGGCACAACACAGTACTGACTCAG GAGGTGAGTGACAAGAATCGTCAGATCTCCATATTATTGCTGGAAAAAGACGCTCTCCTCGAACAGCTTGATGAACTGCAGGCCCATTGA